From one Candoia aspera isolate rCanAsp1 chromosome 17, rCanAsp1.hap2, whole genome shotgun sequence genomic stretch:
- the C2CD4D gene encoding C2 calcium-dependent domain-containing protein 4D, protein MFSKRKTPSLQPTCPNVLTPDRIPSFFIPPNLATLQGWRSRAREAPAPLSANKGIAGQEEGQARAPLRGASSAFQLSPVDLVYLPESPNTWRRESLFHSGPLPLRSQGAWLSSPCTRSPSQPTPGLDSDTPSSPETSPHNSPLPTRPLSGLLPCQGYRHRRRLACHSTNAGTAPRPSSFSTGETSSTDTSPCCLRRETDLPWASRSPVPPFPLGSIRCHQRITKEVVLTVSQGGRLRLSSEYLQPQSSLRVRLVSAEGFYPPRGDPRHIHCCVALQLRPGLGQRQRSAAVKRSRNPIFNEDFFFEGVTPEELPRRSLRIKVLNKACSLRRDVVLGECDVPLDSLLP, encoded by the coding sequence ATGTTTTCCAAGCGAAAGACCCCCAGCCTCCAGCCCACTTGCCCCAACGTGCTTACCCCTGACAGGATCCCCTCGTTTTTTATCCCACCCAACCTCGCCACCCTACAAGGCTGGCGCTCCAGAGCCAGGGAGGCACCGGCCCCGCTTTCTGCAAACAAGGGCATCGCGGGGCAGGAGGAAGGCCAGGCCCGTGCCCCACTTCGCGGCGCTTCCTCTGCGTTCCAGCTGAGCCCGGTGGACTTGGTGTATCTGCCAGAAAGCCCCAATACGTGGCGGCGGGAATCGCTGTTCCACAGCGGGCCACTGCCCCTCCGATCCCAAGGGGCCTGGCTCTCCTCCCCGTGCACGAGGTCCCCTTCACAGCCCACGCCAGGTCTGGACAGCGACACCCCCTCTTCCCCCGAGACCTCCCCGCATAACTCCCCCCTGCCAACACGTCCTCTCAGCGGCCTCCTGCCCTGCCAAGGCTACAGGCACCGCCGGCGGTTGGCATGCCATTCCACCAACGCCGGCACGGCCCCGCGGCCAAGCTCCTTCTCCACGGGGGAGACCAGCTCGACAGACACCAGCCCCTGCTGCCTGCGCCGGGAGACGGACCTTCCCTGGGCCTCCCGATCGCCAGTGCCCCCATTCCCACTGGGCTCAATCCGTTGCCACCAGCGGATCACCAAAGAGGTGGTGCTGACAGTGAGCCAGGGCGGCCGGCTGCGCCTCTCCAGCGAGTACCTCCAGCCGCAGAGCAGCCTGCGGGTCCGCCTGGTCAGTGCCGAAGGCTTCTACCCGCCCCGCGGCGACCCTCGGCACATCCACTGCTGTGTGGCCCTGCAGCTGCGCCCGGGCCTTGGTCAAAGGCAGCGCAGCGCTGCGGTCAAGAGGAGCCGCAACCCCATCTTCAACGAGGACTTCTTTTTCGAGGGGGTCACTCCGGAGGAGCTTCCCCGGCGCAGCCTGAGGATCAAGGTCCTCAACAAGGCCTGCAGCCTGCGGCGTGACGTGGTGCTGGGTGAGTGCGATGTCCCGCTGGATTCTCTTTTGCCCTGA
- the LOC134506585 gene encoding acyl-coenzyme A thioesterase THEM4-like — translation MHGVLRSFSQTVKGLATSIPRLATTNKLLVQHPHVLFRRTSTQQPHQDLRDLGLPNPSWSREMMDQYEKFTKLSEDGSWQRMPNHNNCLDSMPVHSKSGYHPEKQKDACLFVRNVATEGRGFEFAMFFNSSERRMVVPLQLGSYLEGMIGFVHGGAVAAILDHTFASCAICVFGVVVTAHLSINYKSPILLGSVVLVESKVEKVEEEKIFMSAHVQSTDRQHIHAEATALLITLDMKRTSHPLKRSK, via the exons ATGCACGGTGTTCTGAGGAGCTTCAGCCAGACGGTCAAGGGACTGGCCACCAGCATACCTCGCCTGGCAACGACGAACAAGCTATTGGTACAGCATCCTCATGTGCTCTTCAGAAGGACCTCCACT CAACAGCCCCACCAGGACCTCAGAGACCTTGGTCTCCCCAACCCCAGCTGGAGCCGAGAGATGATGGACCAGTATGAGAAGTTTACCAAGCTGTCCGAAGACGGGTCATGGCAAAGGATGCCAAATCATAACAATTGCTTGGACAGCATGCCAG tccACAGCAAATCAGGATACCACCCAGAAAAGCAAAAAGATGCCTGTTTGTTTGTCCGAAACGTGGCCACTGAAGGCCGTGGATTTGAATTTGCCATGTTTTTCAACAGCTCGGAGAGACGGATGGTGGTACCTCTCCAACTGGGCTCATATTTGGAAGGGATGATTGG ATTCGTGCACGGCGGGGCCGTGGCTGCCATTCTCGACCACACTTTTGCGAGTTGTGCCATCTGCGTCTTCGGCGTAGTGGTGACTGCCCATCTCTCCATAAACTACAAGAG CCCCATCCTGCTGGGCTCTGTGGTCCTTGTGGAAAGCAAGGTGGAGAAGGTGGAAGAGGAGAAGATATTTATGTCCGCGCACGTGCAGAGCACAGATAGACAGCACATTCATGCAGAAGCCACAG CTCTCTTGATCACCCTGGACATGAAGAGAACTTCCCATCCACTGAAACGCTCCAAGTAA